One Stigmatopora nigra isolate UIUO_SnigA chromosome 1, RoL_Snig_1.1, whole genome shotgun sequence DNA segment encodes these proteins:
- the ikzf4 gene encoding zinc finger protein Eos isoform X1, whose protein sequence is MQASGEIMNDNDFNGCSLASGNGQESSTEPDHYEPNNQQSLNRCLFTANSVKEELCSEDKSPQPNSREALEESRSGDDRILELMEEGSTGNTRLRQGNLFGDNASSLGPIRLPSGKLQCDVCGIVCIGPNVLMVHKRSHTGEQASANSRSSGNEKGNMSEVFHPSTLLLGERPFQCNQCGASFTQKGNLLRHIKLHSGEKPFKCPICNYACRRRDALAGHLRTHAVSSPLAGKPYKCIYCSRSYKQKSTLEDHFDRCYSFLKSQDQKAGVFKNSVQQDDLSGNIDVIAKPSLDMTTEKPQFADRLAVSITKRKRSTPQKFLGDKLMNLDLLEVPCDLSSGSEREGEHTNPQASGDSTTLGGKPLQDSRCKLGDNTFHPAFLYELHTGSANSNVPPQGAPGGLPMVALGLSTQEAGESHASFYSHTTSPNGCPDSTDTESTAEDLSTRAAVHTRTSDDNQHLHYQTLALPHSLSASGLGQAKEMDSDWDRVFPSPPTRIKRSSGSPLPSRERVQVLDREGRPLHYYHCRHCRILFLDHVMFTIHMGCHGFHQPFECNICGHRSRDRYEFSSHMSRGEHLLA, encoded by the exons ATGCAGGCATCTGGTGAAATAATGAATGACAATGACTTCAATGGATGCTCTCTTGCATCAG GCAATGGCCAAGAGTCATCGACAGAGCCAGATCACTATGAGCCTAACAATCAGCAGTCTTTGAATCGTTGTCTCTTTACag CAAATTCGGTCAAGGAGGAGCTGTGTAGTGAAGACAAATCGCCGCAGCCGAATAGCAGAGAGGCTCTCGAAGAAAGCAGAAGTGGTGATGACAGAATACTAGAGCTAATGGAAGAAGGGAGCACAGGGAACACTAGGCTTAGACAAGGGAATCTTTTTGGCGATAACGCTTCTTCACTAGGACCCATTCGACTCCCGAGTGGAAAGCTTCAATGTGACGTGTGTGGGATCGTGTGCATCGGACCCAATGTGTTGATGGTGCACAAGCGAAGCCATACAGGTGAGCAGGCATCGGCCAACAGTCGGAGTTCAGGAAATGAAAAGGGCAACATGTCTGAAGTCTTTCATCCCTCCACCTTGTTGTTAGGTGAGAGGCCTTTTCAGTGTAACCAGTGTGGAGCCTCCTTCACCCAAAAGGGCAACTTGTTACGTCACATCAAGTTGCATTCTGGAGAGAAACCTTTCAAATGCCCCATTTGTAACTACGCTTGCCGCAGGAGGGACGCCCTAGCTGGACACCTACGTACACATGCAG TTTCTTCGCCACTGGCGGGAAAACCTTACAAGTGTATCTACTGTAGCCGCAGCTACAAACAGAAAAGCACATTAGAGGATCATTTTGACCGTTGCTACAGTTTCCTAAAGAGTCAGGACCAGAAGGCAGGAGTATTTAAAAATTCCGTACAGCAAG ATGATCTGTCAGGAAATATAGACGTCATTGCTAAACCCTCGCTGGACATGACGACTGAGAAACCACAATTTGCAGATAGATTAGCTGTCAGCATCACTAAACGCAAGAGGTCAACGCCACAGAAGTTTCTGG GTGACAAACTCATGAACCTTGACCTGCTTGAAGTCCCTTGTGACTTGTCCTCTGGTTCCGAGAGGGAAGGGGAGCACACAAACCCTCAGGCATCTGGAGACTCTACCACTCTAGGTGGTAAACCGCTGCAAGACTCCAGGTGCAAACTAGGGGACAATACGTTTCATCCTGCATTCCTGTATGAGCTCCACACGGGCTCCGCTAACAGCAACGTCCCTCCTCAAGGAGCCCCGGGCGGACTGCCAATGGTGGCCCTGGGCCTATCTACTCAAGAAGCAGGCGAAAGTCACGCTTCTTTTTATAGCCACACAACCTCACCCAATGGATGTCCCGACTCCACAGATACCGAGAGCACAGCAGAAGACCTCAGCACAAGGGCTGCAGTCCACACACGTACCTCCGACGACAACCAGCACCTCCACTACCAAACCCTCGCACTTCCCCACAGCCTTTCCGCCTCCGGACTCGGCCAGGCCAAAGAGATGGACTCAGACTGGGACAGGGTTTTTCCTTCGCCCCCCACCCGAATAAAGAGAAGCTCTGGCTCACCACTTCCCTCCAGAGAGAGAGTGCAGGTGTTGGACAGGGAAGGTCGACCCCTGCACTATTATCACTGTCGCCACTGCCGGATCCTCTTCCTTGATCATGTCATGTTTACCATCCACATGGGATGCCACGGTTTCCACCAGCCTTTCGAGTGTAACATCTGTGGTCACCGCAGCCGGGACCGCTACgagttttcctcccacatgagTCGAGGAGAGCACCTGTTGGCCTGA
- the ikzf4 gene encoding zinc finger protein Eos isoform X2 — MQASGEIMNDNDFNGCSLASGNGQESSTEPDHYEPNNQQSLNRCLFTANSVKEELCSEDKSPQPNSREALEESRSGDDRILELMEEGSTGNTRLRQGNLFGDNASSLGPIRLPSGKLQCDVCGIVCIGPNVLMVHKRSHTGERPFQCNQCGASFTQKGNLLRHIKLHSGEKPFKCPICNYACRRRDALAGHLRTHAVSSPLAGKPYKCIYCSRSYKQKSTLEDHFDRCYSFLKSQDQKAGVFKNSVQQDDLSGNIDVIAKPSLDMTTEKPQFADRLAVSITKRKRSTPQKFLGDKLMNLDLLEVPCDLSSGSEREGEHTNPQASGDSTTLGGKPLQDSRCKLGDNTFHPAFLYELHTGSANSNVPPQGAPGGLPMVALGLSTQEAGESHASFYSHTTSPNGCPDSTDTESTAEDLSTRAAVHTRTSDDNQHLHYQTLALPHSLSASGLGQAKEMDSDWDRVFPSPPTRIKRSSGSPLPSRERVQVLDREGRPLHYYHCRHCRILFLDHVMFTIHMGCHGFHQPFECNICGHRSRDRYEFSSHMSRGEHLLA; from the exons ATGCAGGCATCTGGTGAAATAATGAATGACAATGACTTCAATGGATGCTCTCTTGCATCAG GCAATGGCCAAGAGTCATCGACAGAGCCAGATCACTATGAGCCTAACAATCAGCAGTCTTTGAATCGTTGTCTCTTTACag CAAATTCGGTCAAGGAGGAGCTGTGTAGTGAAGACAAATCGCCGCAGCCGAATAGCAGAGAGGCTCTCGAAGAAAGCAGAAGTGGTGATGACAGAATACTAGAGCTAATGGAAGAAGGGAGCACAGGGAACACTAGGCTTAGACAAGGGAATCTTTTTGGCGATAACGCTTCTTCACTAGGACCCATTCGACTCCCGAGTGGAAAGCTTCAATGTGACGTGTGTGGGATCGTGTGCATCGGACCCAATGTGTTGATGGTGCACAAGCGAAGCCATACAG GTGAGAGGCCTTTTCAGTGTAACCAGTGTGGAGCCTCCTTCACCCAAAAGGGCAACTTGTTACGTCACATCAAGTTGCATTCTGGAGAGAAACCTTTCAAATGCCCCATTTGTAACTACGCTTGCCGCAGGAGGGACGCCCTAGCTGGACACCTACGTACACATGCAG TTTCTTCGCCACTGGCGGGAAAACCTTACAAGTGTATCTACTGTAGCCGCAGCTACAAACAGAAAAGCACATTAGAGGATCATTTTGACCGTTGCTACAGTTTCCTAAAGAGTCAGGACCAGAAGGCAGGAGTATTTAAAAATTCCGTACAGCAAG ATGATCTGTCAGGAAATATAGACGTCATTGCTAAACCCTCGCTGGACATGACGACTGAGAAACCACAATTTGCAGATAGATTAGCTGTCAGCATCACTAAACGCAAGAGGTCAACGCCACAGAAGTTTCTGG GTGACAAACTCATGAACCTTGACCTGCTTGAAGTCCCTTGTGACTTGTCCTCTGGTTCCGAGAGGGAAGGGGAGCACACAAACCCTCAGGCATCTGGAGACTCTACCACTCTAGGTGGTAAACCGCTGCAAGACTCCAGGTGCAAACTAGGGGACAATACGTTTCATCCTGCATTCCTGTATGAGCTCCACACGGGCTCCGCTAACAGCAACGTCCCTCCTCAAGGAGCCCCGGGCGGACTGCCAATGGTGGCCCTGGGCCTATCTACTCAAGAAGCAGGCGAAAGTCACGCTTCTTTTTATAGCCACACAACCTCACCCAATGGATGTCCCGACTCCACAGATACCGAGAGCACAGCAGAAGACCTCAGCACAAGGGCTGCAGTCCACACACGTACCTCCGACGACAACCAGCACCTCCACTACCAAACCCTCGCACTTCCCCACAGCCTTTCCGCCTCCGGACTCGGCCAGGCCAAAGAGATGGACTCAGACTGGGACAGGGTTTTTCCTTCGCCCCCCACCCGAATAAAGAGAAGCTCTGGCTCACCACTTCCCTCCAGAGAGAGAGTGCAGGTGTTGGACAGGGAAGGTCGACCCCTGCACTATTATCACTGTCGCCACTGCCGGATCCTCTTCCTTGATCATGTCATGTTTACCATCCACATGGGATGCCACGGTTTCCACCAGCCTTTCGAGTGTAACATCTGTGGTCACCGCAGCCGGGACCGCTACgagttttcctcccacatgagTCGAGGAGAGCACCTGTTGGCCTGA